CACCGAAGATCGGCTTCGGCATGAAGGTCGCGGTCTTGCCGTTGCGCCACGCGACGTTCTTCACGATGTACTTGAAGAGCATCAGGTCGTCGGCCGCGGCCAGCAGCGTGTTGAACTTGTAGTTGATCTCCGCCTGGCCCGCGGTGCCCACCTCGTGGTGCTGGCGCTCGACCTGGAGGCCGGCCTTCTCCAGCTCCAGGGAGATCTCCGCGCGCAGGTCCGCGAAGTGGTCCACCGGCGGGGCCGGGAAGTAGCCGCCCTTGTAGCGGACCTTGTACCCGCGGTTGTCCTCGACCGCGCCGGTGTTCCAGGCGCCGGCCTCGGAGTCGATGTGGTAGAAGCCCTCGTTCGCGGAGGTGTTGAAGCGCACCGAGTCGAAGACGTAGAACTCCGCCTCCGGGCCGAAGAACGCCGTGTCGGCGATGCCGGTGGAGGCCAGGTACGCCTCCGCCTTCTTCGCGATGTTGCGCGGGTCGCGGCTGTACTGCTCACCCGTGATCGGGTCGTGGATGAAGAAGTTGATGTTCAGCGTCTTGTCGCGGCGGAACGGGTCCAGACGCGCCGTCGACAGGTCCGCGCGCAGCGCCATGTCGGACTCGTGGATCGCCTGGAAACCGCGGATCGACGAGCCGTCGAAGGCCAGCTCCTCAGTCGGGTCGAACGCCGTCGCCGGGATCGTGAAGTGCTGCATCACGCCCGGGAGGTCGCAGAACCGGACATCGACCATTTTGACGTCGTTGTCCTTGATGAACTTGTTGGCCTCGTCGGCGTTCTGGAACATCCAACTCCTCCTACTCCCACCCGGGGGAGGGCGGGGTTGCAGCTGTTCGTGCGGCCAGTGCGGTGACCCACGCTGGACCCGACCATAGGTACCCGGGATTTCTCAAGCATGACCCATTTGTTTCGCCCAAGTTAACCGGCGCGGCCGCCGGGGCCCCGTGGGACGCGAGCGCCGTACGCCCGCCGGGGCGCTCCGGGGCTGCCGGGCCGCCCGGCCCGATGTGATCGAAAACGGTCGCAGTACCGTGTACGGGTGGACAACAGGCAAGTAATCGGATCGTGGCTCTCCGGACCCCGCGCGGCGGCCGAGGAGATGGGCGCCGACTTCGGCTACCGGGGCGAACGGCTCGGTCTGCCGGAGCGGGGGCCCGGCTCCGTCGCCCCCCTCGGACGGCGCTTCGGCGCCCTCTTCGTCGACTGGTCCCTCTGCATGCTGATCGCATACGGACTGATCACCGGAGGTGACTGGAACGCGGCGGGCAACTGGGCCCTCGGCGTCCTGTTCCTCCTCGGCCTCCTCACCGTCGGCACCATCGGCTCCACCCCGGGCAAGCGGCTCCTGGGCCTGCGCGTCATCGCCGAGGGCGGGCAGCGGCTCAGCTTCCCGCGCGCCGCCGTCCGCACCGCCCTGCTGTGCCTCGCCATCCCCGCCCTCATCTGGGACCGCGACGGCCGCGGCCTCCACGACCGGCTCGCCCGCGCCGTGCAAGTACGCATGATGTGACAGAAGGCACTCCAGAAGAAGCCAGAAAGAAGAGAGGGCGACCGCCGAAGCGGTCGCCCTCTCTCACTTTCGCTCGAATCGTGTCAGCGGAGCTTTCCGCCGCGCGGCATGCGCATGCCCTTCGGCATGGGGCCCTTCGGGATCGGCATGTTGCTCATCAGGTCGCCCATGGCCCGCAGCCGGTCGTTAACCGCCGTCACCTGCGCCGCGCTCAGCACGCGGGGCAGCTTCAGCATCGTCGTACGGACCTTCTTCAGCGGCACCTGGCCCTCGCCGTCACCGACGACGATGTCGTGCACCGGGGTGTCCACCACGATGCGGGCCATCCGCTTCTTCTCGGCGGCGAGCAGGCTCTTCAGCCGGTTCGGGTTGCCCTCGGCGACCAGGACGATGCCCGGACGGCCGACCGCGCGGTGGATCACGTCCTGGCTGCGGTTCATCGCGACCGCAGGCGTGGTCGTCCAGCCGCGCCCGATGTTCTGCAGCACCGCGGCGGCCGCGCCCGGCTGGCCCTCCATCTGCCCGAAGGCCGCCCGCTCGGCCCGCCGCCCGAAGATGATCGCCATCGCCAGGAAGGCCAGCAGGAAGCCCAGGATGCCCAGGTAGACCGGGTGCCCGATCAGGAAGCCGATCCCGAGGAGGGCGCCGAACACGACGATCCCCACGCCCGCGATGACAAGCCCGACCTTCGGGTCGCTCCGCCGGGTCATCTTGTACGTCAGAGCGATCTGCTTCAGTCGCCCGGGGTTCGCAGCGGCGTCACCGCTGTCTGAATTCGACTTCCTCGCCATGTTCTGAAGTTTACGTGTCCGACGGCGCCCGGCTCGCCGCGGCCTCCAGTACGTGCTGCGCCTCCACCCGGGCGCGGGCCCTGCGGCGGTCCTCCAGCACGGAAGCCCAGGCGTTGCGGCGCGCCGTCCGCTGGCCCCCGCCCAGCAGCAGCGCCTCCACCACCCGCAGGGCGCCCGCCACCGAGGGCAGTGCCTGCGGCAGGGACGGTAGGGACGGCAGGGCGTGCGGGAGGGGCGGCCGGGCGGCCCGGGCCGGGGCCGGTGACGCGGGGAGGGGCGGTCGTGCCTGGGCCGGTGCGGCGGGGAGGGCGGGGGTGCGCACCTGCTGATGTGGGGTTCGCATGTCGGTGTCCCTCGGGAGCGGTGAGCGGTACGAGCGGCGCCTGTACGGTCCGTACGGACAGCGTCACCCACCGGTGTTACCAGGACGTGTCCGGGCGGTCAAACCACGACGACGGCCCGGCGCCGCCCGTACCCCGCCCGGCAGGCTTCCACCTGCGGGGGAGCGTACGGGCCCGGCGCCGGGCCGTGCCGGACGTCACACCGCGTCGTACCGCGTGCCCGGGGTGCGGGTCACACCGCCGGGGCGGCCTCCGCCGCAGCGCCACGGGCCTCCATCGCCTGCTGGAACAGGCGGCCCGCGCGGTACGAGGAGCGGACCAGCGGGCCCGACATGACACCGGAGTAGCCGATCTCGTCGGCCTCCTCCTTCAGCTCCACGAACTCCTGCGGCTTCACCCAGCGCTCCACCGGGTGGTGGCGCACGGAGGGGCGCAGGTACTGCGTGATGGTGATCAGCTCGCAGCCAGCCTCGTGCAGGTCGCGCAGGGCCTCGCTGACCTCCTCGCGGGTCTCGCCCATGCCGAGGATCAGGTTCGACTTGGTGACCAGGCCGGCCTCGCGGGCCCGCGTGATGACCTCGAGCGACCGCTCGTACCGGAAGCCGGGGCGGATGCGCTTGAAGATGCGGGGCACCGTCTCCACGTTGTGCGCGAGCACCTCGGGGCGGGACGAGAAGACCTCGGCAAGCTGCTCCGGTACCGCGTTGAAGTCCGGGATCAGCAGCTCGACCTTGGTGTGGCCGCCCTCGCGGTCGGCGGTCATGGCGTGGATCTGCCGCACCGTCTCCGCGTACAGCCAGGCGCCGCCGTCCTCCAGGTCGTCGC
This genomic window from Streptomyces thermolilacinus SPC6 contains:
- the glnA gene encoding type I glutamate--ammonia ligase; this encodes MFQNADEANKFIKDNDVKMVDVRFCDLPGVMQHFTIPATAFDPTEELAFDGSSIRGFQAIHESDMALRADLSTARLDPFRRDKTLNINFFIHDPITGEQYSRDPRNIAKKAEAYLASTGIADTAFFGPEAEFYVFDSVRFNTSANEGFYHIDSEAGAWNTGAVEDNRGYKVRYKGGYFPAPPVDHFADLRAEISLELEKAGLQVERQHHEVGTAGQAEINYKFNTLLAAADDLMLFKYIVKNVAWRNGKTATFMPKPIFGDNGSGMHVHQSLWSGGEPLFYDEQGYAGLSDTARYYIGGILKHAPSLLAFTNPTVNSYHRLVPGFEAPVNLVYSQRNRSAAMRIPITGSNPKAKRVEFRAPDPSSNPYLAFSALLLAGLDGIKNKIEPAEPIDKDLYELAPEEHAGVPQVPTTLSAVLDALEEDNEYLQAGGVFTSDLIETWIDYKRTKEIEPIQLRPHPHEFELYFDL
- a CDS encoding RDD family protein; amino-acid sequence: MDNRQVIGSWLSGPRAAAEEMGADFGYRGERLGLPERGPGSVAPLGRRFGALFVDWSLCMLIAYGLITGGDWNAAGNWALGVLFLLGLLTVGTIGSTPGKRLLGLRVIAEGGQRLSFPRAAVRTALLCLAIPALIWDRDGRGLHDRLARAVQVRMM
- a CDS encoding DUF4191 domain-containing protein — translated: MARKSNSDSGDAAANPGRLKQIALTYKMTRRSDPKVGLVIAGVGIVVFGALLGIGFLIGHPVYLGILGFLLAFLAMAIIFGRRAERAAFGQMEGQPGAAAAVLQNIGRGWTTTPAVAMNRSQDVIHRAVGRPGIVLVAEGNPNRLKSLLAAEKKRMARIVVDTPVHDIVVGDGEGQVPLKKVRTTMLKLPRVLSAAQVTAVNDRLRAMGDLMSNMPIPKGPMPKGMRMPRGGKLR
- a CDS encoding SCO2195 family GlnR-regulated protein — protein: MPSLPSLPQALPSVAGALRVVEALLLGGGQRTARRNAWASVLEDRRRARARVEAQHVLEAAASRAPSDT
- the lipA gene encoding lipoyl synthase translates to MSAVAPDGRKMLRLEVRNSQTPIERKPEWIKTRAKMGPEYNQLQKLVKSEGLHTVCQEAGCPNIFECWEDREATFLIGGDQCTRRCDFCQIDTGKPQALDRDEPRRVGESVVTMDLNYATITGVARDDLEDGGAWLYAETVRQIHAMTADREGGHTKVELLIPDFNAVPEQLAEVFSSRPEVLAHNVETVPRIFKRIRPGFRYERSLEVITRAREAGLVTKSNLILGMGETREEVSEALRDLHEAGCELITITQYLRPSVRHHPVERWVKPQEFVELKEEADEIGYSGVMSGPLVRSSYRAGRLFQQAMEARGAAAEAAPAV